A window of Candidatus Binatia bacterium genomic DNA:
TTTGCTGTCCGGTAAATCCGCGGGCTACGTAGGTGGCTCCCGCGGCGATCGCGAGGGGCATCGGATTGATCGCGTTCTCCACGCTGCCGAAAGGCGTGCTCTTGGTCTTCATCCCCTTGATGCTCGTCGGCGAGACCTGGCCCGTGGTGAGTCCATAGATCTGATTGTCCATCACGAGATAGGTGAGATCGACGTTCCGGCGCATCGTGTGGAGGAAATGGTTTCCGCCGATGGCGTAGCCGTCCCCGTCGCCGCCGGTCGCGATGACCTTCAGTTTATGGTTCGCGAGCTGGGCGCCCGTGGCCACCGCCAGCGCGCGACCGTGCAGCGTATGCATGCCGTAGGCATTCACATACCCCGGCAAATTGGAAGA
This region includes:
- a CDS encoding 2-oxoacid:ferredoxin oxidoreductase subunit beta, giving the protein MSLPMMDETAVENRSRVVAKRNGPKLTVKDFKGKVDPDWCPGCGDFGVLAALKQALVELELQPHEVMTVSGIGCSSNLPGYVNAYGMHTLHGRALAVATGAQLANHKLKVIATGGDGDGYAIGGNHFLHTMRRNVDLTYLVMDNQIYGLTTGQVSPTSIKGMKTKSTPFGSVENAINPMPLAIAAGATYVARGFTGQQKHLVELIKGGIQHRGFSLIDVFSPCVTYNNDNSHEFFK